One window of the Salvia splendens isolate huo1 chromosome 1, SspV2, whole genome shotgun sequence genome contains the following:
- the LOC121786100 gene encoding extensin-like, with protein sequence MATQRPPWFRLPTARPPAPAPAPTPTPRPPAIVRPAIPIRPPPPPQEPAPASQPPTAPPSPPAPPKPTSPVPPRSPVAPRPSPPRAPVATSPPPPPPPPSPVTKPATVPTSSPQIKTQTTSPPSSKPTPPHPTAETAIPKKATPLSSPKPSQEIKASSHPPSPLQLPPAQLRPSQEDREPKIEQKSVLVQESFEKPTKPNNANTLHSLPSKGKREPPTKDKGAIKKLSDSEDLGMRVITITGENRGALMEITSSNKKKHPHGTAYTLANDTTSDHKDKNSVGPSQPPMATFLNSNVQGVNNSIVFNSSCHHNDPGIHLNLVRKLNGSRGNHHG encoded by the coding sequence ATGGCCACTCAACGTCCACCATGGTTCAGATTGCCCACTGCGCGTCCACCAGCACCCGCACCAGCACCAACACCAACGCCCCGCCCACCGGCCATAGTGCGGCCAGCAATCCCAATCAGGCCTCCTCCGCCGCCCCAAGAGCCAGCTCCTGCATCTCAGCCTCCCACTGCCCCCCCATCGCCTCCCGCTCCACCCAAACCAACTTCCCCTGTCCCACCTAGGTCACCAGTTGCACCCCGGCCCTCTCCACCGAGGGCCCCAGTTGCAACATCACCACCACCCCCACCCCCGCCACCCTCCCCGGTCACAAAACCAGCAACTGTCCCTACCTCGTCCCCTCAAATCAAGACTCAAACCACATCCCCACCCTCCTCCAAACCTACACCACCTCACCCAACTGCCGAAACAGCCATTCCCAAAAAAGCCACGCCCCTATCATCTCCCAAACCATCACAAGAAATCAAGGCTTCATCTCATCCCCCTTCCCCCCTCCAACTACCCCCCGCCCAGCTCAGGCCATCGCAGGAGGACCGCGAGCCCAAGATCGAGCAAAAAAGTGTCCTCGTACAAGAAAGCTTCGAAAAGCCCACCAAACCCAACAATGCTAATACCCTCCATTCCCTCCCATCCAAAGGCAAAAGGGAGCCTCCAACCAAAGACAAGGGCGCGATCAAGAAACTCTCCGATTCTGAAGATTTGGGAATGAGAGTGATCACCATTACCGGTGAAAACAGAGGAGCCCTCATGGAGATAACCTCTTCCAACAAGAAGAAACACCCTCACGGCACCGCCTACACCCTCGCAAACGATACCACCAGTGACCACAAGGATAAGAATTCGGTGGGGCCGTCGCAGCCGCCCATGGCGACGTTCTTGAACAGCAACGTTCAAGGAGTGAACAACTCGATTGTGTTCAACAGCAGCTGCCACCACAACGATCCCGGGATCCATTTAAATCTCGTTAGGAAGCTCAATGGCAGCAGAGGAAACCACCATGgttga